The genomic region AAGCAAAAATGATTGCAACCTTGATAATATCCAGACATTGAAAGTTTTGTCTGAGATTATGAGCACAGCACTTAATCACAGGTCATTCCTTAAAGACCTTGGACTTTTTAAAGACCTCATTAACAGGTCTAATGACTTCATTTTTATTATAGATATGGAAAAGAACCGTATCCTTGATGCAAATGAAACTGCATGCAAAGAACTTGGATACTCCATTGATGAGCTGACCGTCATGGAAGAAAAGGATCTTAATTTGCTTTTTGAGGACACATTCTGGAAAAATGACCTTCGAGATCTTGCAGGAGACAGATACCTGCAACCAGGCCAGACACTAACAAAAAAGGATGGAACAAAGATTCCAGCAGAGATGAATATTACTTTTGTAACCCATGACCACCATAATTATGCCCTTGCTGTTGTGCGTGACATTGCAGCACGTCTGGATATGGAAAGCAGGCTTGCAAAGACAAAGCAGGTCATGGAACTTGCCATGGAAGGGGCGGATCTTGGAATGTGGGACTGGAACCTCAGGACAGACGAGGTTATGTATAATGAACGCTGGGCAGAAATGATCGGTTACGATGTCAAAGATATTGAAAAAAACATAATGAGCTGGAAAAAACTCATTCATCCTGATGATCTGGAATTGGTAGATAATACTGTTAGTGAGCATATAAACCGTGAGACACCTTTTTTTGAAGCGGAATTCCGTATGAAAAACAGCAAAGACAGGTGGCAGTGGATACTTGCCAGAGGTAAAATCACAGAATGGAATAATGAACAGCCATTCAGGTTTACCGGTACTACAATGGATCTTGATGAAAGAAAGAAAGTAGAGGAAGAACTACGACATTCCAATGAACTAAAAGACCTGTTCACCGATATCATGCGCCATGACCTGCTAAATCCTGCAGGAAACATCAGAGGATTTTCAGAAGTACTCTACGAGATGGAAGATGACCCTAAAAAAGTGAAAATAATAGACAGAGTACAGAGTAATACTAACAGGCTCATTGACATGATAGAAACTGCTGCCAAGTTTGCAAAGCTTGAAGCAACAGAAGAGCTGGAATTAAAAGGAATTGATATTATGGCAAGCATGAGGAATGTCATAGAACAATTCGAGCACCAGCTTCACGATAAGAATATGACACTTCACGTCAGGGCAGACGGAAGTTACCCTGCAATGCTCAATCCTATTGTAGAGGAAATTTTTGCCAATTACATATCCAATGCTATTAAATACAGTCCTGAAAACTCAGAGATAAACATTGATGTTGTTGACCTGAATTATGTGTGGATGGTAACTGTGGCAGATTCAGGAGAAGGAATATCAGATGATGCAAAACCACTCGTTTTTGACCGTTTTAAGAGAGTTAATAAGAGCGGAGTTAAAGGAACAGGACTTGGGCTTGCCATTGTTAAGAAGATAGCTGAGCTTCTTGGAGGAACAGTAGGTGTTGAAGACAACCCGGAAGGAACTGGCAGCATGTTCTGGGTAAAGCTGAAAAAGTGCCATGAAATGCTGGAAGATGATACATCATCCGCCATAGGAATTGAAATTTCAACCGGAACTAATGTGAACCAGAATACAAAGACAGAAATACACCCGATGTTGCATTAGGTTTAAGGAATATAATTGACATCAGAAGCCCTTGATATCTAATATCGTGAGGAAATAAGATGGAACTTGATGAACTAATCATAACAAGGGCTATAGTTGATGAATTTTCAAAGGTTTTTATTGATTACACAGATGTTGACGTTGCACTTGTAGGTGGAGGACCTGCAAACCTTGTAGCTGCTAAGTATCTGGCAGAGGCGGGTCTTAAAACTGTGCTGTTTGAGAAAAAGCTCTCAATTGGCGGAGGAATGTGGGGAGGAGGAATGATGTTCCCACGTATAGTTGTGCAGGAAGATGCAAAACATATCCTTGACGACTTTGATATCAATTACCACGAGTACGAAGAAGGATACTATGTTGCAAGCTCAGTGGAATCTGTTGCAAAACTTATTTGTGGAGCCACGGAGGCAGGTGCGGAGATCTTCAACCTGATTGACGTAGAAGATGTCATGATCCGCGAAAATGATGCTGTGTGTGGACTTGTCATTAACTGGGGGACTGTTTCCATGACAGGACTGCATGTTGATCCTCTTGCCATCAAGGCAAAAGTTGTTATTGACGGAACCGGACATGATGCAGGAATATGCAATACGGTTCTTAGAAAAATACCTGGTGCTGAAATAGGCTCTGGCATTCCAGGAGAAAAACCAATGTGGGCCGATGTTGGAGAACGTGCCCTCATGGATACTACCAAAGAAGTATATCCGGGATTAATTGCAGCAGGAATGGCCGCAAATGCAGTTGCAGGAGCACACAGAATGGGGCCGGTCTTTGGTGGAATGATGCTCTCCGGTAAAAGAGCTGCGGAAATTGCAATTGAAAAACTGAGAAATGAATAAAAGAATAGATGTTATTTATAAGTAAAAACGCCTGAGGACACTGTTTAACATGCTTCTAAAGGAAAAGGTTTATGTAAGAGACGGACATCTATAGGGTGCTTTCAAGTAAGGCACCTACTTCGAGCCGGGGTAGGGTAGCGGTTATCCTGTAGCCCTGTGGAGGCTACGATTCGAGTTCGATTCTCGATCCCGGCCCCATTTTTTATATTGATTTTATCTGTTTTTTATCAGGATTTTACCTTAACTAAATCTCATTTTACATTAATGATTACTATAAGTACCAAAACAGATGACTAAAAGAAGTTACGTTTTTCGAAATGCAACATAACG from Methanolobus tindarius DSM 2278 harbors:
- a CDS encoding sensor histidine kinase, producing MMHERTLKNMKITSVVNTVLILIISIFGLVLVVPFVLAKDTNSLIVSLALITSTFTIIIYASKQIEKKNTELEMKISELDKMHKELNEKHHGLEYLVSRNTRIENMISSLISMFIKPGNIEGTLDEILKKTASFCNAEYCYLFLFKANGDPYISHSWKSEGNPEKKSVFESTPYSKFPWTGKKIVQKQMVHISKEEHLLAAADKERNIVLSDGIQSLMIVPVESESECIGFISIESISSKNDCNLDNIQTLKVLSEIMSTALNHRSFLKDLGLFKDLINRSNDFIFIIDMEKNRILDANETACKELGYSIDELTVMEEKDLNLLFEDTFWKNDLRDLAGDRYLQPGQTLTKKDGTKIPAEMNITFVTHDHHNYALAVVRDIAARLDMESRLAKTKQVMELAMEGADLGMWDWNLRTDEVMYNERWAEMIGYDVKDIEKNIMSWKKLIHPDDLELVDNTVSEHINRETPFFEAEFRMKNSKDRWQWILARGKITEWNNEQPFRFTGTTMDLDERKKVEEELRHSNELKDLFTDIMRHDLLNPAGNIRGFSEVLYEMEDDPKKVKIIDRVQSNTNRLIDMIETAAKFAKLEATEELELKGIDIMASMRNVIEQFEHQLHDKNMTLHVRADGSYPAMLNPIVEEIFANYISNAIKYSPENSEINIDVVDLNYVWMVTVADSGEGISDDAKPLVFDRFKRVNKSGVKGTGLGLAIVKKIAELLGGTVGVEDNPEGTGSMFWVKLKKCHEMLEDDTSSAIGIEISTGTNVNQNTKTEIHPMLH
- a CDS encoding sulfide-dependent adenosine diphosphate thiazole synthase, translating into MELDELIITRAIVDEFSKVFIDYTDVDVALVGGGPANLVAAKYLAEAGLKTVLFEKKLSIGGGMWGGGMMFPRIVVQEDAKHILDDFDINYHEYEEGYYVASSVESVAKLICGATEAGAEIFNLIDVEDVMIRENDAVCGLVINWGTVSMTGLHVDPLAIKAKVVIDGTGHDAGICNTVLRKIPGAEIGSGIPGEKPMWADVGERALMDTTKEVYPGLIAAGMAANAVAGAHRMGPVFGGMMLSGKRAAEIAIEKLRNE